The following coding sequences lie in one Crassostrea angulata isolate pt1a10 chromosome 10, ASM2561291v2, whole genome shotgun sequence genomic window:
- the LOC128166125 gene encoding marginal zone B- and B1-cell-specific protein-like, which translates to MSATKFRPVSLFYFTAIVSVLFLGYTEAEDDIKLTRHNNGDDPEDLEEREGMIRLSPPTLDDEEQNSPHIPKALRCDGCRAVAYQLSSEFQRRHKNLPKKKKKLSESDVIEVVETVCGSGFENYGLKAVDGVNRVSGPGLESEKSPGMMQGGGRWPLRFQNMCNAYVGELDEMGVYEGFLEDNTLEDFLCRRDGLFSYCKNTPAPNKQEL; encoded by the exons ATGTCCGCCACAAAGTTCCGTCCAGTGAGCCTTTTCTATTTTACCGCGATAGTTTCCGTTTTATTTCTCGGATACACAGAAGCCGAGGACGATATCAAGTTAACTCGACACAACAATGGAGACGACCCTGAAGATCTAGAGGAAAGGGAGGGAATGATTCGTCTGTCACCCCCTACACTTGACGACGAGGAACAAAACAGCCCGCATATCCCAAAGGCTCTACGCTGTGACGGATGCCGCGCAGTGGCTTACCAG CTTTCTTCAGAGTTTCAAAGAAGACACAAGAACttaccaaaaaagaaaaagaaattgtctGAGTCAGATGTGATTGAAGTAGTGGAGACAGTCTGCGGTAGTGGATTTGAGAA TTATGGGCTGAAGGCAGTCGATGGAGTTAACAGAGTATCAGGACCAGGTCTGGAATCAGAGAAATCCCCAGGGATGATGCAGGGGGGAGGGAGATGGCCACTCAG ATTTCAGAACATGTGCAATGCTTACGTTGGAGAACTTGACGAGATGGGGGTTTACGAGGGTTTCCTGGAAGACAACACACTTGAAGACTTCCTGTGTCGCAGAGACGGCCTGTTCTCTTACTGCAAAAACACCCCAGCCCCAAACAAACAGGAACTCTGA
- the LOC128166124 gene encoding renalase-like: MMKTAMERVGIVGAGMTGATVASLLRSECAESKLVVLDKGRGVGGRMSTSRSVKANSFPVDLGAQYISITETYKEKHRRFHEELISAGILTPLRSEIEGNRSRDPSVSHHVAPQGVSSIVKHFLNQSEAELHTCEQVTQVNVTGNTVEVVSEGGNTYQCGSLVLTMPVPQILQLKGTIADIIDSRPDVKKKLEMVSYSSRFAVGLFYNQGTKIGYTWGGKYIPEDSCIRFVAIENIKRNLNNPKLGPSVVVHTNVPFGMEHLEQDKNIMVPTILQHLRDVLPELPEPDEIKGHKWRFSQVHKAYEDSPGCVVLNENPLILLAGDAFSHSTMDGCIQSAISTKEALLKVHSTKSNI; encoded by the exons ATGATGAAGACAGCGATGGAGAGGGTAGGAATCGTGGGAGCCGGGATGACGGGGGCTACAGTGGCGTCATTACTGAGATCGGAGTGTGCCGAAAGCAAGTTGGTGGTCCTGGATAAAGGCAGGGGTGTCG GAGGACGGATGTCAACAAGTCGCAGTGTTAAAGCAAACAGTTTCCCAGTGGACTTAGGAGCCCAGTACATATCAATCACAGAAACATACAAAGAAAAACATCGCAG ATTTCATGAGGAATTAATTTCAGCAGGAATTCTAACTCCTCTTAGGAGTGAAATTGAGGGCAATAGGAGTCGAGATCCATCCGTTTCTCACCATGTGGCACCCCAGGGAGTCAGCTCCATTGTCAAACACTTCCTGAATCAGTCAG AAGCAGAACTGCATACCTGTGAGCAGGTTACACAGGTCAATGTGACAGGTAACACAGTAGAGGTGGTCAGTGAGGGAGGGAACACCTACCAGTGTGGCTCTCTGGTTCTGACCATGCCTGTCCCCCAGATTCTCCAACTTAAGGGGACGATAGCGGACATTATAG ATTCCAGGCCAGATGTCAAGAAGAAACTAGAAATGGTTTCGTACTCCTCTCGATTCGCTGTGGGGCTGTTTTATAACCAAGGCACAAAGATTGGCTACACCTGGGGAGGGAAGTATATCCCAGAAGACTCCTGTATTAGATTTGTGGCAATTGAAAACATAAAACGAAATCTAA ACAATCCAAAGCTTGGCCCCTCTGTGGTTGTACACACGAATGTTCCCTTTGGGATGGAACACTTGGAACaggacaaaaatatcatggttccCACAATCCTTCAGCATCTTCGAGATGTGCTTCCCGAGCTTCCTGAGCCCGATGAGATCAAAGGCCATAAATGGAGATTTTCACAG GTGCACAAAGCGTATGAAGACAGTCCTGGCTGTGTGGTACTGAATGAGAATCCATTGATCCTATTGGCTGGTGACGCGTTCAGTCATTCTACGATGGATGGCTGCATCCAATCAGCTATCTCCACAAAGGAAGCTCTGTTAAAAGTCCATTCTACAAAGTCTAATATTTAG